The following are encoded together in the Plasmodium brasilianum strain Bolivian I chromosome 10, whole genome shotgun sequence genome:
- a CDS encoding apical rhoptry neck protein: MKKIHLFLFFLLLSIKKKNCFKKDIKNNILKNGMNSNILKNGMNSNILKNGMNSNILKKDGKEENVLKNDNIAGQTSKNEQNEGQKKQLRNKDVEKKGNTNNSIYSFASLKFIPFIVQSFIHTGAKLTQGQIEEKHIYNFEKSPTVRYLLIAEERKNNFLYIVFLVISFAVVLLISFFIFKFFFNL; this comes from the coding sequence tttcttttattaagtataaaaaagaaaaattgctttaaaaaagacataaaaaataatattttaaaaaatggtatgaacagtaatattttaaaaaatggtatgaacagtaatattttaaaaaatggtatgaacagtaatattttaaaaaaagatggaaaggaagaaaatgttttaaaaaatgacaaCATTGCGGGACAAACGagtaaaaatgaacaaaatgaaggTCAAAAAAAACAGTTACGTAATAAGgatgtagaaaaaaaagggaatacAAACAACAGCATTTATTCTTTTGCTTCCTTAAAATTTATTCCATTCATTGTACAGTCATTCATTCACACAGGAGCTAAGTTAACACAAGGacaaatagaagaaaaacatatttataattttgaaaagagTCCAACAGTTCGTTATTTGCTAATTGCAGaggaaaggaaaaataattttctatacATTGTATTTCTTGTTATATCATTTGCCGTAGTCTTGcttatttcctttttcatttttaagttttttttcaatttataa